The proteins below are encoded in one region of Cherax quadricarinatus isolate ZL_2023a chromosome 29, ASM3850222v1, whole genome shotgun sequence:
- the LOC128690441 gene encoding serine protease svh-1-like yields MKRPFIHHLALLLLLLLALCTHLTRSIYHPDFASSSNKVKERIDLKSPWEFYTSSSTTRAPVRVYPRGRNRGASPAAGHKNRDEEEEARHSWRQEDDTAAAGVGYNHRSDEPTPNTLGSLIPGVLIPARNVLRPHAVVRPLPARRTPVRRLPPGYSSRGRGQVVPGVLTCPNLNGLFPYLQDCSKFINCGDGRPHLQSCAAGTLFNAEKSICDWPQAVTCPTPSHGTDLQTTSHRETPVRATPRLTPPPRTAPPLTTPPPTTPRLTTPRLTTPRLTTPRPTTPRLTTPRGTTEGYHARSAVLSNLGNQLTQGAKSAAASLVDFAKEIKAKVKASFDKTRSKKRQKQLQGKEADILCPRPDGQFPYIKDCSKFIKCWRGQASLRKCTSGLLFNANKGICDFPRRTVCPKIPEKKREPRMITVTPPASGQRLRLRGGTAPWAGYVQVNGGREGWHLVADSPHGWTKDEASVVCRSLGFTRGAVSATQGLSFGLVSGRSAGVRQVDCQGQEQHLMNCSLKLGAPEDLDKTVVGVRCLRNWVSECGAVGGVRWGNKCYFVHTSALVSHSEARVRCSSRGARLLSITSQTESNFVSDMLEAMGGDSVGFHTGGVRTKIFSETYWLWQNSSIPPAATLPFSLWWPGWNATQSGQPAEAGQSGITQCIVLKNKFSVPQEEGNEPVTASAEYFFWKLSNCALKLHYVCETNKVDVGCIKGRGMTYSGTANITAQGEPCLLWSDPKVQPKVKDLPMAADLRDNYCANPDGDDIPWCFTAREEASFCDIPRCKQQVEDIPAEPPDDLVGVCPTDKFACTSGSCIHSEWQCDGQEDCDDKSDEVGCPDYSHEFRKQVRHRLQGNEVEKWLYTIKTTCAARCIQAKNFVCKSFNYQESTETCILSNSNVGLSGGLVPAEDWEYYELKNLTVDCTNMFVCNDNKCIDMTLQCDGRRDCEEGEDEEQCAKQLNFEVRLVNGSGPHEGRVEVKVFGRWGPVCDDMWGVPDGDVVCQQLGFTSGAKEVFQNSRFGSGTSQYLMDDLNCHGKETSLAECDFAGWGEHDCQESEAAGVMCFQAGESCSHEQWKCDNGRCVGLRFLCDTVDDCHDNSDEDREMCEAPVEVRLVGGGAGVGPSNGVETVQGRVEVKHLGIWGSVCDDDIGMEEGHVLCRMLGWEGASHIDKNNTFGPGSGPVWLDDVRCLGYETSVTQCQHVPWGQTNCDHTEDVGLRCSKNPARNEPSQPEVSPPASGLPPTCGRRAVEDRPPSLIMESPKVVGGHTPPPGAHPWMVAINLRTRSGPSQWCGGAILTADYVLTAAHCVIKYPATTFLLKIGDYSTMDKEEEEQEFYVSSVIIHPEFDKGPYLNNDVALLKIVRKNGKGIQFGKLVLPVCLVPSNWKYHSYLNCTVAGWGSLGISEGYSNVLQSALLPILPEEVCTAEYVYGASRLTQGMYCAGYLEGGIDTCQGDSGGPMVCFVDGRYTAVGITSWGSGCARPNKPGVYTRLTRYLQWIYSNLD; encoded by the exons ATGAAGCGTCCATTTATCCATCACTTggcactactgttgctgttactgctggcactcTGCACCCATCTAACTCGATCG ATTTACCACCCAGACTTCGCCAGCAGCTCTAATAAGGTGAAGGAAAGGATCGACCTCAAATCTCCTTGGGAATTCTACACCTCCAGCAGCACTACTCGGGCTCCAGTAAGGGTGTACCCAAGAGGGAGAAATCGAGGTGCATCTCCAGCCGCTGGAC ATAAAAACCGAGATGAGGAAGAAGAAGCAAGACATTCGTGGAGACAAGAGGacgacacagcagcagctggtgtgggATATAATCACCGCTCTGATGAGCCAACACCCAATACATTAGGATCATTAATTCCTGGAGTGCTCATTCCAGCACGCAATGTGCTTAGACCACACGCTGTTGTACGACCCTTGCCTGCACGTCGCACTCCAGTACGACGCCTGCCTCCAGGTTATTCTTCAAGAGGTCGAGGTCAAGTGGTACCTGGGGTGCTGACCTGTCCTAATCTTAATGGTTTATTCCCATATCTGCAG GACTGCTCAAAGTTCATTAACTGTGGCGATGGACGACCACACTTGCAGTCATGTGCAGCGGGAACATTGTTCAACGCGGAAAAAAGCATCTGTGATTGGCCTCAAGCGGTTACCTGCCCGACACCTTCCCATGGCACTGACCTACAGACCACATCCCATAGGGAAACACCCGTACGGGCCACACCCAGACTAACCCCACCCCCGCGGACTGCACCCCCTCTGACTACACCGCCGCCGACAACACCCCGGCTGACTACACCCCGGCTGACTACACCCCGGCTGACTACACCCCGGCCGACTACACCCCGGCTGACTACACCTCGTGGAACTACCGAAGGGTATCATGCTAGATCTGCTGTCTTGTCTAATCTTGGTAAT CAGCTGACACAGGGTGCCAAGTCTGCGGCTGCAAGCCTCGTCGACTTCGCCAAGGAAATTAAGGCTAAG GTGAAAGCATCTTTTGACAAGACGAGAAGCAAGAAGCGTCAGAAACAACTCCAGGGCAAAGAGGCGGATATTCTCTGTCCGCGACCTGACGGACAATTTCCTTATATAAAG GACTGCTCCAAGTTCATCAAGTGTTGGCGGGGCCAGGCGAGCCTCCGCAAGTGCACCTCAGGTTTACTCTTCAACGCGAACAAAGGCATTTGCGACTTCCCACGGAGGACAGTGTGTCCCAAGATTCCGGAGAAAAAAA GAGAACCCAGAATGATAACGGTGACGCCTCCAGCATCCGGCCAGAGACTGAGGCTTAGAGGGGGTACCGCCCCCTGGGCTGGCTATGTCCAG GTGAAcggtggaagggagggatggcACCTGGTGGCAGACTCTCCACATGGCTGGACTAAAGACGAAGCATCGGTCGTCTGCAGGAGCCTTGGCTTCACCAG AGGAGCTGTATCGGCTACCCAGGGGCTTTCCTTTGGTCTTGTGTCCGGGAGGAGTGCCGGGGTGCGTCAGGTGGACTGCCAGGGCCAGGAGCAACATCTCATGAACTGTAGCCTTAAGCTGGGAGCTCCGGAGGATCTCGATAAGACAGTGGTCG GAGTGCGCTGCCTGAGGAACTGGGTGTCTGAGTGTGGTGCTGTAGGGGGAGTTCGCTGGGGTAACAAATGCTACTTCGTCCACACCTCCGCCCTCGTGTCGCACTCTGAGGCTCGTGTCAGGTGTTCTTCCAGGGGTGCCAGGCTCCTCTCTATCACCTCCCAG ACTGAGAGTAATTTCGTGTCTGACATGCTGGAGGCGATGGGTGGGGACAGCGTGGGTTTCCACACTGGCGGTGTAAGGACCAAAATATTCAGCGAGACCTACTGGCTGTGGCAGAACTCCTCCATTCCTCCTGCAGCAACCTTACCTTTTTCACTGTGGTGGCCAG GGTGGAACGCTACCCAGAGCGGCCAGCCGGCCGAGGCAGGGCAGTCTGGGATAACCCAGTGCATAGTGCTGAAGAACAAATTCTCAGTACCCCAGGAAGAAGGAAATGAACCAGTTACGGCCTCAGCAGAGTACTTCTTTTGGAAG CTATCTAACTGCGCGCTAAAGCTGCATTACGTGTGTGAAACCAACAAGGTCGACGTTG GCTGCATCAAGGGTCGAGGGATGACTTACTCAGGCACAGCCAACATCACTGCTCAGGGTGAACCCTGCTTGTTGTGGAGTGACCCGAAGGTTCAACCAAAGGTGAaagatttacccatggctgctgacctcagggacaaCTACTGTGCCAACCCAGACGGTGATGACATCCCATGGTGCTTCACTGCCAGAGAAGAAGCCAGTTTTTGCGATATTCCCAG ATGTAAGCAGCAAGTGGAGGATATACCAGCAGAACCCCCTGACGACCTGGTGGGAGTGTGTCCTACTGACAAGTTTGCCTGCACGTCTGGCAGCTGTATCCACAGTGAATGGCAATGTGACGGACAGGAG GACTGTGATGACAAGAGTGACGAGGTGGGGTGCCCCGACTACAGCCACGAGTTCAGAAAGCAAGTGAGGCACAGGTTGCAAGGGAACGAGGTAGAGAAGTGGCTGTACACCATCAAGACAACCTGTGCTGCCCGCTGCATCCAGGCCAAGAACTTCGTCTGCAAGTCGTTTAACTACCA GGAGTCCACAGAGACGTGTATCCTGAGCAACAGCAACGTGGGGCTCTCTGGAGGTTTGGTTCCTGCTGAGGACTGGGAGTACTACGAACTGAAGAACTTGACTGTGGACTGTACCAACATGTTCGTCTGTAATGATAATAAATGCATCGACATGACCCTG CAATGTGATGGTCGTCGGGACTGTGAAGAAGGTGAGGACGAGGAGCAGTGTGCCAAACAGCTGAACTTCGAGGTGCGGCTCGTCAACGGCTCTGGCCCCCACGAGGGCCGCGTCGAGGTCAAAG TGTTCGGTCGATGGGGCCCCGTGTGTGACGACATGTGGGGGGTGCCAGATGGGGACGTAGTGTGCCAACAACTGGGCTTTACTTCCGGAGCTAAGGAAGTCTTCCAAAACTCACG CTTTGGCTCTGGCACCAGTCAGTATCTGATGGATGATCTCAACTGCCATGGTAAGGAGACCTCGCTGGCTGAATGCGACTTCGCTGGCTGGGGCGAACACGACTGTCAGGAGTCAGAG GCGGCAGGAGTGATGTGCTTCCAGGCTGGGGAGTCGTGTTCCCATGAGCAGTGGAAGTGCGACAACGGTCGCTGCGTCGGCCTCAGGTTCCTCTGCGACACCGTCGACGACTGTCACGACAACTCCGACGAGGATCGAGAGATGTGCGAG GCCCCGGTAGAGGTGCGTCTCGTAGGCGGTGGCGCAGGCGTTGGTCCGAGTAATGGAGTGGAGACAGTCCAGGGACGCGTAGAAGTGAAGCACCTGGGTATCtggggcagtgtgtgtgatgaTGACATCGGTATGGAGGAAGGGCAT GTGTTGTGTCGCATGCTGGGGTGGGAAGGGGCCTCTCACATCGACAAGAATAATACTTTCGGCCCTGGTAGTGGTCCGGTGTGGCTGGACGACGTGCGGTGCCTGGGGTATGagaccagtgtgacacagtgccAACACGTGCCCTGGGGCCAGACCAATTGCGACCACACTGAGGACGTCGGACTTCGATGCTCAAAAAATCCAGCG AGGAACGAGCCGAGTCAGCCTGAGGTATCACCGCCTGCGTCGGGGCTGCCACCCACGTGTGGGAGGCGGGCAGTGGAAGACAGGCCGCCCTCCCTTATTATGGAGTCCCCCAAGGTGGTGGGGGGCCACACGCCCCCTCCTGGAGCCCATCCCTGGATG GTGGCTATCAACCTGAGAACGAGGTCAGGGCCATCCCAGTGGTGTGGAGGAGCGATACTGACAGCAGATTACGTGCTGACAGCTGCCCACTGCGTTATCAAGTACCCGGCCACCACCTTCCTCCTCAAGATAGGAGACTACTCCACTATG GataaggaagaggaagagcaggagttCTACGTGTCCTCTGTGATCATCCACCCAGAGTTCGACAAGGGTCCATACCTCAACAACGATGTGGCTCTCCTCAAGATTGTCAGGAAGAATGGGAAGGGTATACA GTTTGGCAAGTTGGTGCTTCCTGTGTGTCTGGTACCGTCCAACTGGAAGTACCATTCCTACCTCAACTGTACCGTTGCAGGGTGGGGCAGCCTGGGTATTTCAGAGG GATACTCCAATGTGCTGCAGTCTGCCCTCCTGCCCATCCTGCCAGAGGAGGTGTGTACTGCAGAGTACGTGTATGGGGCATCACGACTTACCCAGGGGATGTACTGTGCAGGATACCTGGAAGGGGGTATTGATACCTGTCAGGGTGACTCTGGAGGTCCGATGGTTTGCTTCGTGGATG GTCGCTACACTGCTGTAGGAATCACCAGCTGGGGCTCCGGGTGTGCCAGACCCAACAAACCTGGCGTCTACACCAGACTTACTCGCTACCTTCAGTGGATCTACTCCAACCTAGACTAA